Proteins encoded by one window of Nitrospirota bacterium:
- the rfaE2 gene encoding D-glycero-beta-D-manno-heptose 1-phosphate adenylyltransferase: MLNLACASHRMGIEKIKSRKELKETVETLKSQGKRIVFTNGCFDILHIGHTRYLQKAKELGDILIVAINTDASVRNIKGKDRPITPQEERAEVLASLECVDFITFFDEPDPLNIITELQPDILVKGGDWGIDQIVGREIVEAKGGKVISIPLIEGVSTSRIIEKILNPVRKSP; this comes from the coding sequence TTGCTGAATTTGGCATGCGCATCACATAGGATGGGAATCGAGAAGATAAAAAGCCGTAAAGAACTGAAAGAGACTGTTGAAACTCTAAAAAGCCAGGGTAAAAGAATTGTCTTTACCAACGGCTGTTTCGATATCCTTCATATCGGACACACAAGATACCTCCAGAAGGCAAAGGAACTGGGAGATATCCTTATAGTAGCCATAAATACAGATGCCTCTGTTCGGAATATAAAGGGGAAAGACCGTCCTATCACACCACAGGAAGAACGTGCAGAGGTTCTTGCATCCCTTGAATGTGTTGACTTTATTACTTTTTTTGACGAACCAGATCCGTTAAATATCATCACAGAACTCCAGCCCGATATTCTGGTGAAAGGAGGGGACTGGGGAATCGATCAGATAGTAGGAAGAGAAATCGTAGAAGCAAAGGGAGGGAAGGTAATATCTATACCCCTCATAGAGGGGGTATCAACAAGCAGGATAATAGAGAAGATTCTCAACCCCGTTAGAAAGTCCCCCTAA
- a CDS encoding YbaK/EbsC family protein, producing the protein MICKKLKDYLDKNGVNYKVLVHPEAFTAQEIAAALHVPGKELAKVVIIKAGERFVMAVLPASWKIDMHKLKELLQTKDVRLATEEEFGKLFPDCEVGAMPPFGNLYDIDVYEDKTLSEDKEIFFLAGNHTESIKMDYADYAALVKPKIAEFGMRIT; encoded by the coding sequence ATGATATGCAAAAAGCTCAAAGATTACCTGGATAAAAATGGTGTTAACTATAAGGTTCTGGTTCATCCAGAGGCGTTTACCGCACAGGAAATCGCTGCAGCCCTCCATGTTCCAGGAAAAGAATTAGCGAAGGTAGTTATCATAAAAGCAGGTGAGCGTTTCGTTATGGCAGTACTTCCGGCAAGCTGGAAGATAGACATGCATAAACTCAAAGAACTCTTGCAGACAAAGGATGTCAGGCTTGCAACAGAGGAAGAGTTTGGAAAGCTTTTCCCTGACTGTGAAGTCGGTGCGATGCCACCATTTGGAAATCTCTACGACATAGATGTATATGAAGATAAAACTCTCTCAGAGGATAAAGAGATATTCTTCCTGGCAGGAAATCATACGGAATCTATAAAGATGGATTACGCTGATTATGCCGCTCTGGTAAAGCCAAAGATTGCTGAATTTGGCATGCGCATCACATAG